In one Pangasianodon hypophthalmus isolate fPanHyp1 chromosome 22, fPanHyp1.pri, whole genome shotgun sequence genomic region, the following are encoded:
- the zmp:0000000881 gene encoding uncharacterized protein zmp:0000000881, giving the protein MDFSTKTLAEGCFGKVYKQKYGDTWAAVKKVPMNFITKEQLTRECHVYEKAQHNNVVRLLGSPWLQDGRWHIPLEFVFGEDLETAIFNVQKSKIQLTPSVKATIISGMCEGLYFLHSKDIVHQDLKPDNIMIEHGSHRPVIIDMGLAKFFKNGLSSAVNLGNEAYSAPEILQGNIRDKRSDVWAMGKITAELCARVRLPTHGVTPIKIKDTLKDNPYCSVVSRMVVANAAERATMFAVIGEIRKIGANHGAGAGRPHAALGAMGAGAADIGAKQKWRPPTPFPPEAKHHEIPVERPHHNPSPRPQPLVPVTTKALANQFSQMSIPCPLPPDGMVVHRRYDDDSGQMEIKQIITRNGKVVKYENLKITK; this is encoded by the exons ATGGACTTTTCTACAAAAACCCTGGCAGAGGGCTGCTTTGGGAAAGTGTATAAGCAAAAGTACGGAGACACCTGGGCCGCAGTGAAGAAAGTGCCCATGAACTTCATCACTAAGGAACAGCTAACCAGAGAGTGCCATGTTTATGA GAAGGCACAACACAACAACGTGGTGAGGCTCCTCGGGAGTCCATGGCTGCAAGACGGAAGGTGGCACATTCCTCTGGAATTCGTCTTTGGAGAGGATCTTGAGACGGCCATATTTAATGTACAGAAATCTAAAATACAG cTGACCCCGTCAGTGAAGGCCACCATCATCAGTGGTATGTGTGAAGGCTTGTACTTTCTGCACAGCAAAGACATCGTCCACCAGGATCTCAAACCAGACAACATCATG ATTGAGCATGGATCTCATCGTCCTGTGATCATTGACATGGGTCTGGCAAAATTCTTCAAAAATGGCTTAAGCTCTGCCGTAAACTTGGGCAATGAGGCCTACTCTGCTCCTGAGATCCTGCAAGGGAACATTCGAGACAAGCGTTCAGACGTGTGGGCCATGGGCAAAATCACTGCTGAACTCTGCGCAAGGGTCAGGCTTCCAACCCATGGTGTGACTCCCATTAAGATTAAAGACACTCTGAAAGACAATCCATACTGTAGTGTTGTGTCCAGGATGGTGGTGGCCAATGCAGCAGAGAGAGCCACCATGTTTGCAGTTATTGGAGAGATCCGGAAAATTGGGGCAAATCACGGGGCAGGAGCAGGAAGACCACATGCAGCTTTGGGTGCCATGGGAGCAGGGGCTGCTGATATTGGGGCGAAGCAAAAATGGCGCCCACCGACCCCCTTCCCGCCGGAAGCGAAACACCACGAAATACCTGTTGAACGCCCCCACCATAACCCATCTCCACGACCTCAAcctttagttcctgttaccacaaAGGCATTGGCCAATCAGTTCTCGCAGATGTCCATTCCTTGTCCCTTACCACCAGATGGAATGGTGGTTCATCGTCGTTATGATGACGACTCTGGCCAAATGGAGATTAAACAAATAATCACGAGGAACGGCAAGGTTGTTAAGTATGAGAACTTGAAAATCACCAAGTGA